The following coding sequences lie in one Gemmatimonadaceae bacterium genomic window:
- a CDS encoding STAS domain-containing protein, protein MPRTIELQREMTAFGPRALRTSIMTALGNGDRHVVVDCYGWERLDLVVLSALVQGAKACAAFGASFELVNLNGHVRDDIVALRLARRLGLMA, encoded by the coding sequence ATGCCCAGAACGATTGAGCTGCAACGAGAAATGACCGCCTTTGGTCCCCGGGCCCTGCGGACGTCGATCATGACGGCGCTCGGCAATGGCGATCGGCACGTCGTGGTGGACTGCTACGGGTGGGAGCGACTCGACCTCGTGGTGCTCAGCGCCCTTGTTCAGGGAGCCAAGGCCTGCGCCGCGTTCGGCGCTTCGTTCGAGCTCGTGAACCTCAACGGACACGTTCGCGACGACATCGTCGCACTGCGGCTCGCGCGGCGTCTGGGCCTAATGGCCTGA
- a CDS encoding sialidase family protein, with product MTSRVSGGIIGGALLAGLAAGGTQAQLSLPRPPGARVVDVSVPELRGNEPGIAVNPRNPAQVVGVYQGPARAVYSTDSGATFKTAEGTVPGDWRTAGDVSVTFDNQGAAYLSYLVFDRLGSTSYWRHGAGRNGIYVRRSPDGGATWEREPSPVRVWYKGDEPGMQYEDMPRIFADNSPKSPHAGNLYVGFIEWQIDKSIMLFSRSTDHGKTWSAPIRISTQAGMPRDDNGDVVGFHGVVDADGTIYAVWNWGLKVVMATSRDGGKSFTPSRVAQEVGPPYFGGTGAVPGLGRVFGFPQVGVRGNDLYVSWSDFRNGDIDVFVAASHDKGRTWSAPVRATTDSLHSGRDQFFQFLAVDPMNGDVYMQFYDRRDDPADRKTAFTLARSTDGGRTFTNYAWSDAAFEGRSAFLGDYTWLTAYDGRVYGIWAETATIDSAGAGRPAGVGAARVGTIVRIGTADFRKR from the coding sequence TTGACGTCCAGAGTTTCGGGCGGGATCATCGGCGGGGCGCTCCTGGCGGGGCTCGCCGCCGGTGGCACGCAAGCCCAGCTCTCGCTCCCACGACCGCCGGGCGCGCGCGTCGTCGATGTCTCGGTGCCCGAGCTCCGCGGCAACGAGCCCGGCATCGCGGTGAATCCGAGGAACCCAGCCCAGGTCGTCGGCGTGTATCAGGGTCCGGCGCGTGCGGTGTACTCGACCGATTCCGGCGCGACGTTCAAGACGGCCGAGGGAACGGTGCCCGGCGATTGGCGAACGGCGGGAGACGTGAGCGTGACGTTCGACAATCAAGGCGCAGCGTATCTGAGCTACCTCGTCTTCGACCGCCTTGGTTCCACGTCGTACTGGAGGCACGGGGCGGGGCGAAACGGCATCTACGTGCGCCGCTCTCCCGACGGCGGCGCGACATGGGAGCGCGAGCCATCGCCCGTGCGCGTGTGGTACAAGGGCGATGAGCCCGGCATGCAATACGAGGACATGCCGCGCATCTTCGCCGACAACTCGCCGAAGAGTCCACATGCCGGCAACTTGTACGTCGGATTCATCGAGTGGCAGATCGACAAATCGATCATGCTCTTCTCGAGGTCGACCGATCACGGCAAGACGTGGTCTGCTCCGATCCGCATCTCGACGCAAGCGGGCATGCCGCGCGACGACAATGGCGACGTCGTGGGTTTCCACGGCGTCGTCGACGCCGACGGGACGATCTACGCCGTCTGGAACTGGGGACTCAAGGTCGTGATGGCGACGTCGCGCGACGGCGGCAAGTCGTTCACGCCGTCGCGCGTCGCGCAGGAAGTCGGGCCGCCGTACTTCGGCGGAACGGGTGCGGTGCCGGGGCTCGGCCGAGTGTTTGGTTTTCCGCAGGTCGGCGTGCGAGGGAATGACCTGTACGTATCGTGGAGCGATTTTCGGAACGGAGACATCGACGTTTTCGTGGCGGCGTCGCACGACAAGGGACGTACCTGGTCCGCCCCGGTTCGCGCGACGACGGACTCGTTGCACAGCGGCCGCGATCAGTTTTTCCAGTTTTTGGCGGTCGATCCGATGAACGGCGACGTGTACATGCAGTTCTACGATCGACGCGACGATCCCGCCGATCGAAAGACGGCGTTCACGTTGGCGCGATCGACCGACGGAGGTCGCACGTTCACCAACTACGCGTGGTCGGACGCGGCGTTCGAGGGACGCAGCGCGTTTCTCGGCGACTACACCTGGCTCACGGCGTACGACGGCCGCGTCTACGGGATCTGGGCCGAGACGGCAACCATCGATTCCGCCGGTGCCGGGCGGCCCGCGGGCGTGGGCGCGGCGCGAGTCGGTACGATCGTCCGAATCGGGACGGCCGATTTTCGGAAGCGATAG
- a CDS encoding FecR family protein, whose translation MASQDARTDSPSSVTTPPSVGAYLRDETALRRAFDAEFAGAMAAAREKLQDAPALAPRVVETAFVNVWQQRATLTSLQQFKKVLQDEVTHGAARALSRRVSAQRFGGSTARDEQTMTGTHPATAQADAEEAWSRITRTIRGEGNTAAAHKAAASAGRHDAASHMKDLSKGRSWTGPVIVGVLALGIALWGVRKLSNLGEDDAVLASVASPTIQPIASGAGQTGSVKLGDGTAAQMGPDSKIFIPDGFPAKMRAIRVEGSAAFEVAPNQQLPFRVVANHTHFIATGTKFAIAAYPEDSSARVLVQEGTVTIKLGKQTSSVAAGQAMVADASGIHALNDDDKAESFSWLDKKMVVHQKPLRHLIIVLGRFFNSDVKVPDAPLLDRPASIDAPLDSAMLAIKQIEQSANVKFAYEGQNKVLRDAPKSAAKTAAKTAAKPAAKKK comes from the coding sequence ATGGCGTCGCAAGATGCCCGTACTGATTCGCCCTCGTCCGTCACCACTCCTCCTTCGGTGGGGGCATACCTGCGCGATGAGACCGCGCTGCGGCGTGCGTTCGACGCCGAGTTTGCCGGCGCAATGGCCGCCGCGCGCGAAAAGCTGCAGGACGCTCCGGCACTGGCGCCGCGCGTCGTGGAGACGGCCTTCGTCAACGTGTGGCAGCAGCGTGCGACGCTCACCTCACTGCAGCAATTCAAGAAAGTGTTGCAGGACGAGGTCACGCACGGCGCCGCGCGCGCGTTGAGCCGCCGCGTATCAGCCCAGCGATTCGGCGGGTCCACAGCGCGCGACGAACAGACGATGACGGGGACGCATCCCGCGACGGCGCAGGCCGACGCTGAAGAAGCGTGGTCGCGAATCACTCGCACGATTCGCGGCGAGGGGAATACGGCCGCCGCCCACAAAGCGGCGGCATCGGCGGGCCGGCACGACGCCGCGTCGCACATGAAGGACCTCTCGAAGGGCCGATCGTGGACAGGCCCGGTCATCGTCGGCGTTCTGGCTCTCGGCATCGCCCTGTGGGGCGTGCGGAAGCTGAGCAACCTCGGCGAGGACGACGCGGTGTTGGCCTCCGTGGCATCGCCCACCATCCAGCCGATCGCCTCGGGCGCCGGCCAGACCGGCAGCGTGAAGCTGGGCGACGGCACGGCCGCGCAGATGGGGCCGGACAGCAAGATCTTCATCCCCGACGGCTTCCCGGCGAAAATGCGCGCGATTCGTGTCGAGGGTTCAGCGGCGTTCGAAGTCGCGCCGAATCAGCAGCTGCCGTTCCGCGTCGTGGCGAACCACACGCACTTCATCGCGACGGGGACGAAGTTCGCGATCGCCGCATACCCGGAGGACAGCTCCGCCCGCGTGCTCGTCCAAGAGGGAACAGTCACGATCAAGCTTGGCAAGCAGACGAGCTCCGTCGCCGCTGGACAAGCGATGGTGGCCGACGCGTCGGGCATTCACGCGCTCAACGACGACGACAAGGCCGAGTCGTTCAGCTGGCTCGACAAAAAGATGGTCGTCCACCAAAAGCCGCTGCGCCATCTGATCATCGTGCTCGGCCGCTTCTTCAACTCCGACGTGAAAGTGCCCGACGCGCCGCTCCTCGACCGTCCGGCATCCATCGACGCCCCGCTAGATTCGGCGATGTTGGCGATCAAGCAGATCGAGCAGAGCGCCAACGTGAAGTTCGCCTACGAGGGGCAGAACAAGGTTCTCCGCGACGCGCCGAAGTCAGCGGCGAAGACGGCGGCGAAGACAGCGGCGAAGCCGGCGGCGAAGAAGAAGTAG
- a CDS encoding M28 family peptidase, which yields MQISTPARVGTLIGLIALCAYSVARMTRPPAAVPATASDTVFSAERAMHDVEAIAARPHAMGMPDHDRVRDYIVRRLEALGVKAQVQTTTGVGTRFQAAGRVQNILAWLPGSTSGGKGVLLAAHYDGVEAGPAAGDDASGCAALLETVRALKARRTPLAHDVFVLFSDGEEAGLIGAAAFVREHPWAKDVAFILNFDARGTKGRVYMFETGPGNRDAVSALRAAGDVSAGSVFTTLYRSLPNDTDLSELSLLNVPALNFAFADGVERYHTLHDDVAHLDSGSVQHLGAQMLAVTQKVANEDLPRPKTGDAVFFDMPLLGLIVYPIGLAIPLALVAFVLTVLVVRHHLKGVGIGVASMIVALVVCGGLAAMIHLRGAAMWSWTFALAVALAVVAVNLALYALGTRVSPDLHAGVLVFWLLLALVTSFTVPGASYLFTWPLLFTLIAARSGRWVPWWIAAGVTLLLLAGFAYAVAAIMLGVSGLGASVLAIFTTLIVWLIAPLMMRVAGGRRSSWPLPAAFAGAAIVSAAIGVGTTSPSAAEPIPTALVLAEPADSGRALLGSLFGLDAWTKSVLGPTTSNPPAWVSALRLSGAHFSENTYPRVDLAAPTATYIRDTVVDGARRVIVRVKAPPGAYALRVRPTGAPIIRLAIDARVVDTTRFRRKTSTWVYWAVPDSGAVFSIAIPPGSQIDLSLMSQTAGLPTILTIPPRPPDVVPAQTGDITAVYRSTRF from the coding sequence ATGCAAATTTCAACTCCCGCTCGCGTCGGTACGCTGATCGGTCTCATCGCGCTCTGCGCGTACTCGGTGGCGCGAATGACGCGGCCGCCCGCCGCCGTCCCGGCAACCGCTTCCGACACGGTTTTTTCGGCGGAGCGCGCAATGCACGACGTCGAAGCGATCGCGGCGCGCCCGCATGCGATGGGAATGCCGGATCACGATCGGGTACGCGACTATATCGTCCGTCGGCTCGAGGCGCTCGGAGTCAAGGCGCAGGTGCAAACCACGACCGGCGTCGGCACCCGTTTTCAGGCCGCGGGCCGAGTCCAGAACATTCTCGCGTGGCTGCCAGGATCGACGTCGGGCGGGAAGGGCGTTCTTCTCGCGGCGCATTACGACGGCGTCGAAGCCGGCCCCGCGGCCGGCGACGACGCGTCCGGATGCGCCGCGCTTCTCGAAACGGTGCGCGCGCTCAAGGCACGAAGGACGCCGCTGGCGCACGACGTGTTCGTGCTGTTCTCGGACGGCGAGGAGGCGGGCCTCATCGGCGCGGCGGCGTTCGTGCGCGAGCATCCGTGGGCGAAGGACGTCGCGTTCATTCTGAACTTCGACGCGAGGGGCACGAAGGGGCGCGTGTACATGTTCGAGACCGGCCCCGGAAACCGGGACGCCGTCTCGGCGCTGCGCGCGGCGGGCGACGTTTCCGCCGGATCGGTTTTCACGACGCTGTATCGCTCGCTGCCGAACGACACGGACCTGTCCGAGCTGTCCTTGCTCAACGTGCCCGCCCTCAACTTCGCGTTCGCCGACGGCGTCGAGCGGTATCACACGCTGCACGACGACGTCGCGCACCTCGATTCGGGAAGCGTTCAACATCTTGGCGCGCAGATGCTCGCCGTGACGCAGAAGGTGGCGAACGAAGATCTGCCGCGACCCAAGACCGGCGACGCCGTCTTCTTCGACATGCCGTTGCTCGGGCTCATCGTGTATCCGATCGGTCTGGCGATTCCGCTCGCGCTCGTCGCGTTCGTGCTCACGGTCCTGGTCGTCCGCCACCATCTGAAGGGCGTGGGCATCGGTGTGGCGTCCATGATCGTCGCGCTCGTGGTGTGCGGCGGGCTGGCGGCGATGATCCACCTGCGTGGCGCGGCGATGTGGAGTTGGACGTTTGCGCTCGCCGTCGCACTCGCGGTCGTTGCGGTGAATCTGGCGCTCTACGCGCTCGGCACGCGTGTCTCACCCGATTTGCACGCAGGCGTTCTGGTTTTCTGGCTGCTCCTCGCGCTGGTGACGAGCTTCACCGTTCCGGGTGCGAGCTATCTGTTCACGTGGCCGCTCCTGTTCACTCTGATTGCCGCACGATCGGGGCGCTGGGTGCCGTGGTGGATCGCGGCCGGCGTGACGCTGCTACTTCTCGCCGGATTCGCTTATGCGGTTGCCGCGATCATGCTCGGGGTTTCCGGCCTGGGCGCGTCGGTTCTGGCGATTTTCACCACGTTGATCGTATGGCTGATTGCGCCGCTCATGATGCGCGTCGCGGGCGGTCGTCGGAGCTCGTGGCCCCTTCCGGCCGCGTTTGCCGGCGCGGCGATCGTGTCCGCGGCGATCGGCGTTGGAACGACGAGCCCTAGTGCCGCGGAACCGATTCCGACCGCGCTGGTCCTCGCCGAGCCGGCGGACAGCGGGCGGGCGCTCCTGGGCTCGCTGTTCGGCCTCGACGCGTGGACCAAGAGCGTGCTCGGGCCAACGACGAGCAATCCGCCCGCTTGGGTGTCGGCGCTCCGGTTGTCCGGCGCCCACTTTTCGGAAAACACATATCCGCGCGTCGATTTGGCGGCGCCGACGGCGACGTACATTCGCGATACCGTCGTCGACGGGGCACGGCGCGTCATCGTGCGCGTGAAGGCGCCGCCGGGTGCGTACGCGTTGCGAGTTCGACCCACCGGCGCGCCGATCATCCGTCTGGCGATCGATGCACGCGTCGTCGACACGACGCGATTCCGACGAAAGACATCGACGTGGGTGTATTGGGCGGTTCCGGATAGTGGAGCGGTTTTTTCGATCGCGATTCCGCCGGGATCGCAGATCGACCTGAGCCTCATGTCGCAAACCGCCGGGCTCCCGACGATCCTCACCATTCCGCCACGTCCGCCGGACGTCGTTCCGGCGCAGACCGGGGACATCACGGCCGTCTATCGCTCGACGCGTTTCTAG
- a CDS encoding response regulator → MSDATHHAAKTVLVVDDHEPTRQTIARMLEAGGFAVRTASNGPEALQVLAAQRDEIDLVLSDVTMPGMTGIDLSYQIRDQYPDVPVAIVSGDVSELERSIIGRAEVPFIKKPFHAESLYSAVREAMRGHTSG, encoded by the coding sequence ATGTCCGACGCAACACACCACGCGGCCAAAACGGTTCTCGTGGTGGACGACCACGAACCGACGCGACAAACCATCGCCCGCATGCTCGAGGCGGGTGGATTCGCCGTTCGCACAGCCAGCAACGGCCCCGAAGCGCTTCAGGTGCTCGCCGCGCAGCGCGACGAGATCGATCTCGTGCTTTCCGACGTCACCATGCCGGGCATGACCGGCATCGACCTCTCTTACCAGATTCGCGACCAGTACCCTGACGTGCCGGTCGCCATCGTGTCGGGCGACGTGAGCGAGTTGGAGCGCAGCATCATCGGCCGCGCCGAAGTTCCTTTCATCAAGAAGCCGTTCCACGCCGAGTCGCTCTACAGCGCCGTGCGCGAAGCGATGAGGGGCCATACCTCCGGCTGA